A single window of Pyrus communis chromosome 10, drPyrComm1.1, whole genome shotgun sequence DNA harbors:
- the LOC137748750 gene encoding uncharacterized protein: protein MATSMDRNWHCLSLYLLVLVMTSAYASNDDQELKSKRLCSQCSKCESSKCPPSEAYPHMTAFDDTLIAGALQSDFVDLNDRGVYSVPDIKGGQSPNLNAYYGWKSTSGSASGFHRFSNYMDKCSGGQTYLTVDKHGSVSLRLLSSLESLAEADWKSINPPKKLNHRQFRFWVSRSARKCLTVFGGKTKKRRVGVSECKFNGANPYQLFAFRFHYHKAFCCCGVHNE, encoded by the exons ATGGCTACAAGCATGGATAGGAATTGGCATTGCCTTTCTCTGTACCTACTTGTCCTGGTAATGACTAGTGCATATGCATCAAATGATGACCAAGAATTGAAGAGTAAGCGACTTTGCAGCCAGTGCTCGAAATGTGAGTCAAGTAAATGCCCTCCAAGCGAAGCCTACCCCCATATGACTGCATTTGATGACACTCTTATTGCTGGTGCTTTACAGTCTGACTTTGTGGATTTGAATGACAGAGGAGTTTACTCAGTGCCAGATATCAAAGGTGGCCAATCGCCAAATCTAAATGCTTATTATGGCTGGAAATCTACTTCTGGTTCTGCTTCCGGTTTTCACAG GTTTAGCAACTATATGGACAAATGTTCAGGTGGACAAACTTACCTCACGGTGGACAAGCACGGCAGTGTTAGCCTTCGTTTATTGAGCTCCCTGGAAAGCTTAGCAGAGGCTGACTGGAAATCAATTAATCCACCCAAGAAACTAAACCATCGCCAATTCCGCTTCTGGGTCTCTCGGAGTGCAAGAAAATGCCTCACTGTATTTggaggaaaaacaaagaaacgaAGAGTGGGTGTGTCCGAATGCAAGTTTAATGGCGCAAACCCGTACCAACTGTTTGCCTTCCGCTTTCATTACCACAAAGCCTTCTGTTGTTGCGGTGTTCACAACGAGTga